A stretch of Lathyrus oleraceus cultivar Zhongwan6 chromosome 6, CAAS_Psat_ZW6_1.0, whole genome shotgun sequence DNA encodes these proteins:
- the LOC127094180 gene encoding uncharacterized protein LOC127094180 produces the protein MTLAKYAAKFEAMVKFYSHYNRVDAETSKYSRARSAHYKSLSEKKGKGQFRGKPYVNLVDNGKHKDPYGKKTSVGGAPASVKCFKCGELGHHSNECNNKVLRCYNYGKMGHHVAECKNDGITCYDCSELGHISMQCQKPKKKTATTAQINGKVFTLSG, from the exons ATGACTCTGGCAAAGTATGCTGCGAAGTTTGAGGCGATGGTGAAGTTTTATTCCCATTACAACCGTGTTGATGCTGAGACTTCCAAAT ATAGCAGAGCCCGGTCTGCTCACTAtaagagtcttagtgagaagaaaGGGAAGGGACAATTTAGAGGGAAACCTTATGTAAATCTAGTTGACAATGGGAAGCATAAGGATCCATATGGGAAGAAGACAAGTGTGGGAGGGGCTCCCGCTTCTGTCAAGTGCTTCAAGTGTGGCGAGCTGGGTCACCATTCTAATGAATGTAATAATAAGGTTCTGAGATGTTACAATTATGGAAAAATGGGTCACCATGTTGCAGAGTGCAAGAATGATGGTATAACTTGTTACGATTGTAGTGAACTGGGTCATATCAGTATGCAATGTCAGAAGCCAAAGAAGAAGACCGCTACTACTGCCCAGATTAATGGTAAAGTGTTTACCTTGAGTGGTTAA